The DNA sequence GTTACTTGCCGTGGAAAAGGATATAGCGCTTGATCCAGGCGACGTAAGCCTGCTCGGTGCGGATGGAATAGTGTTTGAGGCGCAGGGCGTCGCGGACTTGATCCAAGAGTTTCTTGGAGCGTTGCTCCACCATAGATCGCCTCCTCAAAGTTGACAAAGAGGGACTTGTATTCTATCATAAAACTGTTATCAGACCCACATCGCAAACCAGATTGCCCAATCCAGACTCTAAGGTGCTATAGCCGAAATTCGGCATAAGTCAACTCTTGGGGATGCTATGCCGAACCTATTCTATGTAGAAACCGAGGCAGTTAGGGCCGAAATAGTTCGGCATACTCAATAGTTATGCGGCGTCAAAGGAATGGCAATTGCAACAAATCACAAAAACCGAATCTCTAAGGAGGAATCACAATGAAAGGTCAAATACTAGACTTTTCGGTTCAGGAGAATTCTGGCGTCATCTCCGGATCTGATGGTGCGAGATACATTTTCAACGGAGCGGATTGGAAGGGCGATCGCCCGCCTTCTCGTGGAATGTCAGTCGATTTTGAGGCCGATGGCAATCACGCCAAATCCGTGTTTCTTGCATTAGGTAGCACCGCATCAGGCTCGAAGGACAAGACAGCTGCGGGACTGCTGGCTATTTTTCTCGGTGGCTTAGGGATTCACAAGTTCTACCTTGGGTTCACCGGCCCAGGTCTTGTGTATCTTCTCGTCAACACCATCGGGCTTGCGATTACTTGGATGCTCCTTTTTATCCCCAATATTGCCCTCGAGGTGATGGCTTTTGTTGAGGGAATCATCTACTTGACGAAATCCGATGAGGAATTCGAGCAGATGTATGTAGTCCAGAGGAAGCAGTGGTTCTGAGTTGATATGAACGTTTTGCTGTCTGACGGCGTAGGCAACCGCATAACAAGGCGCTGCACCTGAC is a window from the Chloroflexota bacterium genome containing:
- a CDS encoding TM2 domain-containing protein, coding for MKGQILDFSVQENSGVISGSDGARYIFNGADWKGDRPPSRGMSVDFEADGNHAKSVFLALGSTASGSKDKTAAGLLAIFLGGLGIHKFYLGFTGPGLVYLLVNTIGLAITWMLLFIPNIALEVMAFVEGIIYLTKSDEEFEQMYVVQRKQWF